The Microbacterium limosum genome contains a region encoding:
- a CDS encoding NAD(P)H-quinone dehydrogenase, whose translation MPGEFETTQRIAIIGGGPGGYEAALAGAQLGAEVTLIERAGVGGSAVITDVVPSKTLIATADAASAIKEASDLGVQFYTRGGDGKASRPEVAINLSAINKRLLALARQQSEDMRQSLADAGVRIISGHGRLEGRDAVIVSTGPGGTDFDRVEADTFVVTVGASPRELPNAMPDGERILTWTQLYDMPSLPEHLIVVGSGVTGAEFASAYMNLGAKVTLVSSRDQVLPGEDADAAAVLENVFKRGGMTLLSKARAESVTREGDGVVVALADGRRIEGSHCLMAVGSIPNTAGIGLEQAGVQLTDSGHIRVNRVARTSVPNIYAAGDCTTFVPLASVASMQGRTAVFHALGDVVIPVERRRIAANIFTAPEIATVGWSEADIVAGRIEGVVHKLPLSANPRAKMMGIKDGFVKIMARKGSGTVIGGVIVGPKASELIYPIAVAVDRRLSVDQLSRAFAVYPSLTGSITDAARAMHIVDRDHEQY comes from the coding sequence ATGCCGGGTGAGTTCGAGACGACACAGCGGATCGCGATCATCGGCGGGGGGCCGGGCGGGTACGAAGCGGCGCTCGCCGGGGCGCAGCTGGGGGCGGAGGTGACGCTCATCGAGCGCGCGGGCGTCGGCGGGTCCGCCGTGATCACCGACGTCGTGCCGTCGAAGACCCTGATCGCGACGGCGGATGCCGCGTCGGCGATCAAGGAGGCGAGCGACCTCGGCGTGCAGTTCTACACGCGCGGCGGCGACGGGAAGGCGAGCCGGCCCGAGGTCGCCATCAATCTCTCCGCCATCAACAAGCGGCTCCTGGCGCTGGCTCGGCAGCAGTCCGAGGACATGCGTCAGAGCCTCGCTGACGCGGGCGTGCGCATCATCTCCGGCCACGGACGCCTCGAGGGCCGCGATGCGGTCATCGTGTCCACCGGTCCGGGAGGCACCGACTTCGACCGCGTCGAGGCCGACACCTTCGTGGTGACGGTCGGGGCGTCGCCGCGCGAGCTCCCGAACGCCATGCCCGACGGCGAGCGCATCCTCACGTGGACCCAGCTGTACGACATGCCCTCGTTGCCTGAGCACCTCATCGTCGTGGGATCGGGTGTGACGGGAGCCGAGTTCGCTTCCGCGTATATGAACCTGGGTGCGAAGGTCACGCTCGTCTCGAGTCGCGATCAGGTCCTCCCCGGGGAGGACGCGGATGCCGCGGCCGTGCTCGAGAACGTGTTCAAGCGCGGCGGGATGACGCTGCTGTCGAAGGCCCGGGCCGAGTCGGTGACCCGCGAGGGGGACGGCGTCGTCGTGGCGCTCGCCGACGGCCGCCGCATCGAGGGCAGCCACTGCCTCATGGCGGTCGGATCCATCCCCAACACGGCGGGGATCGGGCTGGAGCAGGCGGGGGTCCAGCTCACCGACTCCGGTCACATCCGCGTCAACCGCGTCGCGCGCACGTCAGTGCCGAACATCTACGCCGCCGGCGACTGCACGACGTTCGTGCCGCTCGCCTCGGTCGCCTCGATGCAGGGCCGCACGGCGGTCTTCCACGCGCTCGGGGATGTCGTCATCCCCGTCGAGCGCCGCCGCATCGCCGCGAACATCTTCACCGCCCCCGAGATCGCCACGGTCGGCTGGTCGGAGGCCGATATCGTCGCGGGCCGCATCGAGGGCGTCGTGCACAAGCTGCCGCTGTCGGCCAACCCGCGCGCGAAGATGATGGGCATCAAGGACGGGTTCGTGAAGATCATGGCCCGCAAGGGTTCGGGCACCGTCATCGGCGGCGTGATCGTCGGCCCGAAGGCCTCCGAGCTGATCTACCCGATCGCCGTCGCCGTCGACCGGCGCCTGAGCGTCGACCAGCTCTCGCGCGCCTTCGCCGTCTATCCCTCCCTGACGGGCAGCATCACGGATGCCGCGCGCGCGATGCACATCGTCGACCGCGACCACGAGCAGTACTGA
- a CDS encoding class I SAM-dependent RNA methyltransferase — MEEPAVLELEITDVAHGGIVVARHDGRVVFVSDAIPGERVRARVADASKASFWRADTLEVLEASPDRRARHVWPEADLARDPRDRPGGADFGHITLGRQRALKADVLRDALQRFGGVGWDVEVEPVSGEDADGRGWRTRLSLHVDAGGAIGPVAARSHRVIPVATHPLATPEIAAAAAALGPAAPGRVDLVQPGDGRVRIVPRPDRPGRSRHSPRRGTDDAGSEIVVEEAAGRSFALDAGGFWQVHRGAARTLAGAVAEALRGASFEPQAANLDLYGGVGLFAGVMADVGGPGTRVVTVESAPRATSHAVRNLADAAGVEAVTARVDRYLAGAEPAPRAERQAATVLLDPPRAGAGTAVVEAIAAREPRTVVYVACDPVALARDMRTFGLHGYEPTSVRAFDLFPNSHHVEALAVLQRRR; from the coding sequence GTGGAAGAGCCAGCCGTCCTCGAGCTCGAGATCACCGACGTCGCGCACGGAGGGATCGTCGTCGCGCGCCACGACGGGCGGGTTGTCTTCGTCTCCGACGCGATCCCGGGCGAGCGTGTGAGGGCGCGGGTGGCGGATGCCTCCAAGGCGTCGTTCTGGCGCGCCGACACCCTCGAGGTGCTCGAGGCCTCCCCCGACCGGCGGGCGCGGCACGTATGGCCGGAGGCGGACCTGGCCCGCGATCCTCGCGACCGCCCGGGCGGCGCGGACTTCGGGCACATCACGCTCGGGCGGCAGCGTGCGCTGAAGGCCGACGTGCTGCGCGATGCGCTCCAGAGGTTCGGCGGCGTCGGGTGGGATGTCGAGGTGGAGCCGGTGAGCGGCGAGGACGCCGACGGGCGGGGGTGGCGGACGCGGCTCAGCCTCCACGTCGACGCCGGAGGCGCCATAGGCCCCGTCGCGGCGCGCAGCCACCGGGTCATCCCCGTGGCGACCCATCCCCTCGCGACGCCCGAGATCGCCGCCGCGGCGGCCGCGCTCGGGCCTGCCGCGCCGGGCCGCGTGGACCTCGTGCAGCCCGGAGACGGCCGTGTCCGGATCGTCCCGCGGCCCGACCGGCCGGGCAGGTCGCGGCACTCCCCACGACGCGGCACGGATGACGCGGGGAGCGAGATCGTCGTGGAGGAGGCGGCGGGCCGATCCTTCGCCCTCGACGCGGGCGGCTTCTGGCAGGTGCACCGCGGTGCGGCCCGCACGCTCGCGGGCGCCGTGGCGGAGGCGTTGCGCGGCGCCTCCTTCGAGCCGCAGGCTGCCAACCTCGACCTGTACGGGGGAGTGGGGCTCTTCGCCGGCGTCATGGCGGATGTCGGGGGCCCAGGCACACGCGTCGTCACCGTCGAGTCGGCCCCGCGCGCCACCTCGCACGCCGTCCGCAACCTCGCCGACGCCGCCGGCGTCGAGGCCGTCACGGCGCGGGTGGATCGGTATCTGGCGGGCGCGGAACCCGCTCCACGGGCCGAGCGCCAAGCCGCGACGGTCCTCCTCGACCCGCCGCGGGCAGGCGCCGGCACGGCGGTCGTGGAGGCGATCGCCGCCCGGGAGCCGCGCACCGTCGTCTACGTGGCGTGCGACCCCGTCGCGCTCGCGCGCGATATGCGCACCTTCGGGCTGCACGGCTACGAGCCCACGAGCGTGAGGGCCTTCGACCTCTTCCCCAACTCGCACCACGTCGAGGCGCTCGCGGTGCTGCAGCGGCGACGCTGA
- a CDS encoding nucleoside triphosphate pyrophosphatase, with protein MRLCLASTSPARLMLLRQAGIEPLTMAPDVDEESVIAAVEAAESRILEPAEHVLLLARRKAADVAARLAEEDPSFDGLVVGGDSMFELDGEVLGKPHTPANARARWEGMRGRTGVLHSGHSVFRISPGAGAREEHAVAEASVTFADDVTDDEIAAYVATGEPLNVAGAFTVDSLGSAFITRVEGDPSTVVGMSLSTLRRLVRELGVDWTRLWRDL; from the coding sequence ATGCGTCTCTGCCTCGCCTCCACCTCGCCCGCACGCCTCATGCTGCTGCGCCAGGCCGGCATCGAGCCCCTCACGATGGCTCCCGACGTCGACGAGGAGTCGGTCATCGCCGCCGTGGAGGCGGCCGAGTCCCGCATCCTCGAGCCCGCCGAGCACGTTCTGCTACTGGCACGGCGCAAGGCGGCGGATGTCGCGGCGCGCCTCGCCGAGGAGGACCCCTCCTTCGACGGCCTCGTCGTCGGGGGCGACTCGATGTTCGAGCTCGACGGCGAGGTGCTCGGAAAGCCGCACACCCCCGCGAACGCCCGCGCCCGATGGGAGGGCATGCGCGGACGCACCGGCGTGCTGCACTCGGGGCACTCCGTCTTCCGCATCTCCCCCGGCGCCGGCGCGCGCGAGGAGCACGCCGTCGCCGAGGCATCGGTAACCTTCGCCGACGACGTCACGGACGACGAGATCGCCGCCTATGTCGCGACCGGTGAACCCCTGAACGTCGCGGGTGCGTTCACCGTCGACAGCCTCGGGAGCGCGTTCATCACGAGGGTGGAGGGAGACCCCTCCACGGTGGTCGGGATGTCGCTGTCCACGCTGCGGAGGCTGGTGCGCGAGCTGGGAGTGGACTGGACCCGCCTGTGGCGGGACTTGTAG
- a CDS encoding ATP-binding protein — MSIDAGAPPTDRAWGHIPQGRFAAAWQGTFTRRRIERITGIAVAVASLALGIQSLILAISNDGGLRPGWKIPLLVITFGSLAVMVVACMFERTARVVAGAFAILFVGLLAVWPIATAGVPIGPTPEPWPWYLINVATIAAVIAFPPALQIGWTIATPLLYGVVRIVQGDFAPDFWIALLFEVPYSLILGVLLLTLVTIFRRMASGVDRERARTVEGYAKAAAAEAAQEERVAVSALMHDSVLAALIAAERADGPRARSLAVSMAREALEGLAEVDSPEAEAAAQTQSFAGLARGIQVSMADMGVRLIVRVEGDGDEPSIPGAVGAAFVRASAQAAANAVQHAEGKGLTALVRRPESLAPEMPGVEIVVSDTGTGFDIDAVPDDRLGISASILARVAAVGGTARIESSPRGTIVTLTWRQEAS, encoded by the coding sequence GTGTCGATTGACGCCGGTGCTCCCCCGACGGACCGCGCCTGGGGGCACATCCCCCAGGGCCGCTTCGCGGCAGCGTGGCAGGGGACGTTCACGCGGCGGCGGATCGAACGGATCACCGGGATCGCCGTGGCGGTCGCGAGCCTGGCCCTCGGCATCCAGTCGCTGATCCTCGCCATCTCGAACGACGGCGGGCTGCGACCGGGGTGGAAGATCCCCCTGCTGGTCATCACGTTCGGGTCGCTCGCGGTGATGGTCGTCGCGTGCATGTTCGAGCGCACCGCCCGGGTCGTCGCCGGCGCGTTCGCGATCCTCTTCGTCGGGCTCCTCGCGGTGTGGCCGATCGCGACCGCGGGGGTGCCCATCGGCCCCACCCCCGAACCGTGGCCGTGGTATCTCATCAACGTCGCGACGATCGCGGCGGTCATCGCCTTTCCGCCGGCGCTGCAGATCGGCTGGACGATCGCGACGCCCCTGCTCTACGGCGTGGTTCGCATCGTGCAGGGCGACTTCGCCCCCGATTTCTGGATAGCGCTGCTGTTCGAAGTGCCCTATTCGCTGATCCTCGGCGTGCTCCTGCTCACGCTCGTGACGATCTTCCGGCGCATGGCCTCCGGCGTGGACCGCGAGCGGGCGCGCACCGTCGAGGGCTACGCCAAGGCCGCCGCGGCGGAGGCGGCGCAGGAGGAGCGGGTCGCGGTGTCCGCCCTCATGCACGACAGCGTGCTCGCGGCGCTCATCGCCGCGGAGCGGGCCGACGGGCCGCGGGCGCGCTCCCTCGCCGTGTCGATGGCGAGAGAGGCGCTGGAGGGGCTGGCGGAAGTGGATTCCCCCGAGGCCGAAGCCGCCGCCCAGACCCAGAGCTTCGCAGGGCTGGCCCGCGGCATCCAGGTCTCCATGGCGGACATGGGGGTGCGGCTCATCGTGCGCGTGGAGGGCGACGGCGACGAGCCGTCCATCCCCGGTGCGGTGGGCGCGGCCTTCGTCCGCGCGAGCGCGCAGGCCGCGGCGAACGCCGTTCAGCACGCCGAAGGGAAGGGCCTCACCGCGCTCGTGCGGCGGCCCGAGTCGCTCGCGCCCGAAATGCCGGGAGTGGAGATCGTCGTCTCCGACACGGGCACAGGGTTCGACATCGACGCGGTCCCCGACGACCGGCTGGGTATCAGCGCCTCCATCCTCGCCCGTGTCGCAGCCGTGGGCGGCACCGCCCGTATCGAGTCCTCGCCGCGCGGGACCATCGTCACGCTGACGTGGCGGCAGGAGGCGTCGTGA
- a CDS encoding response regulator transcription factor, with amino-acid sequence MTRVALIDDHESVRLGLEAALARVGHDLVFSGATVDDYLQWRYRERSAPADVVVLDLSLGDGSTVTQNVTRVVSDGSSVIIHSVADRPAAVREALMAGAAGVVSKSSPTGGVMDAIGTVARGESLDNVEWASAIEGDRAFGDAQLSAREREVLRLYAAGLPLKVVADRLGVAYSTAKENITRVRVKYVEVGRPAPTKVDLLRRAMEDGLVQPSEEGSGVD; translated from the coding sequence ATGACGAGGGTCGCACTGATCGATGATCACGAATCCGTGCGCCTGGGACTGGAGGCCGCGCTGGCGCGCGTCGGCCACGACCTCGTCTTCTCCGGGGCCACCGTGGACGACTACCTGCAGTGGCGGTATCGCGAGCGCTCGGCTCCCGCCGATGTGGTCGTGCTGGATCTGAGCCTCGGCGACGGTTCCACCGTGACCCAGAACGTGACGCGCGTGGTCTCCGACGGGTCGAGCGTCATCATCCACTCCGTGGCCGACCGGCCGGCGGCCGTACGCGAGGCCCTCATGGCCGGGGCGGCGGGGGTCGTGAGCAAGAGCTCGCCCACCGGCGGCGTGATGGATGCGATCGGCACGGTCGCGCGCGGCGAGAGCCTCGACAACGTCGAATGGGCGAGCGCCATCGAGGGCGATCGTGCGTTCGGCGACGCGCAGCTGTCGGCGAGGGAGCGGGAGGTGCTCCGCCTGTACGCCGCGGGGCTGCCGCTGAAGGTCGTCGCCGACCGGCTGGGGGTCGCCTACTCCACGGCCAAGGAGAACATCACCCGCGTGCGGGTCAAGTACGTCGAGGTCGGCCGCCCCGCCCCGACGAAGGTGGATCTGCTGCGCCGGGCGATGGAGGACGGACTCGTCCAGCCCTCGGAGGAGGGCTCCGGTGTCGATTGA
- a CDS encoding acetyl/propionyl/methylcrotonyl-CoA carboxylase subunit alpha, which translates to MPQIGKVLIANRGEIAVRIIRATRDSGIASVAVYADQDRDALHARLADEAYALGGATSAETYLSIEKILSVARRSGADAVHPGYGFLAENAAFARAVIEAGLTWIGPSPDAIDALGDKVTARHVAEKVGAPLAPGTPGPVDSADEVVAFAREYGLPIAIKAAYGGGGRGLKVAREFDEIAEMFESATREAVTAFGRGECFVEKYLDKPRHVETQCLADAAGNVVVVSTRDCSLQRRHQKLVEEAPAPFLTEEQTRVLYDASKAILREVGYVGAGTCEFLIGADGTISFLEVNTRLQVEHPVSEEVTGLDLVREQFRLAEGGLLDYDDPEVTGHSIEFRINGEDPGRGFLPQPGPIHVFKTFGGPGIRLDSGVTAGDSVSGAFDSLLAKIIVTGRDRAEALSRARRALDEFEVAGMPTVLPFHRKVVRDPAFTAEDGRFGVYTRWIETEFDNDIPPWDGELGDTAPDQGRHTVVVEVGGKRLEVSLPDRVAQPVGTAGRPAAVPPSRRSHATSVVAGASGDAVRSPMQATIVKIAVAEGQQVVKGDLVVVLEAMKMEQPIQAHKDGTIGAIDASPGTTVSAGHQLLTIS; encoded by the coding sequence ATGCCTCAGATCGGCAAGGTCCTCATCGCCAACCGCGGCGAGATCGCCGTCCGTATCATCCGAGCCACCCGCGACAGCGGAATCGCCTCGGTTGCCGTCTACGCCGACCAGGATCGGGATGCGCTGCACGCGCGGCTCGCCGACGAGGCGTACGCCCTCGGGGGTGCCACCAGCGCCGAGACGTACCTCTCGATCGAGAAGATCCTCTCCGTCGCGAGACGCTCCGGCGCCGATGCGGTGCACCCCGGCTACGGCTTCCTCGCCGAGAACGCCGCGTTCGCGCGCGCCGTGATCGAGGCGGGCCTGACATGGATCGGCCCCTCGCCCGACGCCATCGACGCGCTGGGCGACAAGGTCACCGCGCGCCACGTCGCCGAGAAGGTGGGGGCACCCCTCGCGCCCGGGACCCCCGGCCCCGTGGACTCGGCCGACGAGGTCGTCGCCTTCGCCCGCGAGTACGGCCTGCCGATCGCGATCAAGGCCGCCTACGGCGGCGGCGGACGCGGCCTCAAGGTCGCGCGGGAGTTCGACGAGATCGCCGAGATGTTCGAGTCGGCGACGCGCGAGGCGGTTACGGCCTTCGGGCGCGGCGAGTGCTTCGTCGAGAAGTACCTCGACAAGCCGCGCCACGTCGAGACGCAGTGCCTCGCGGATGCCGCGGGCAATGTGGTCGTCGTCTCCACCCGCGACTGCTCGCTGCAGCGCCGCCACCAGAAGCTCGTCGAAGAGGCGCCCGCCCCCTTCCTCACCGAGGAGCAGACGCGCGTGCTCTACGACGCGTCGAAGGCGATCCTCCGCGAGGTCGGCTACGTCGGGGCGGGGACCTGCGAGTTCCTCATCGGCGCCGACGGCACGATCTCCTTCCTCGAGGTCAACACCCGCCTGCAGGTCGAGCACCCCGTCTCGGAGGAGGTCACAGGACTCGACCTCGTCCGCGAGCAGTTCCGGCTCGCCGAGGGCGGGCTGCTGGACTACGACGACCCCGAGGTGACGGGCCACTCCATCGAGTTCCGCATCAACGGGGAGGACCCGGGCCGCGGCTTCCTGCCCCAGCCCGGCCCGATCCACGTCTTCAAGACGTTCGGCGGCCCCGGCATCCGCCTCGACTCCGGTGTCACGGCCGGCGACAGCGTCAGCGGGGCCTTCGACTCGCTGCTGGCGAAGATCATCGTGACCGGCCGCGACCGCGCCGAGGCGCTCAGCCGCGCGCGGCGCGCCCTCGACGAGTTCGAGGTCGCCGGCATGCCCACCGTGCTGCCGTTCCACCGCAAGGTCGTGCGCGACCCCGCCTTCACCGCCGAGGACGGTCGGTTCGGCGTGTACACGCGCTGGATCGAGACCGAGTTCGACAACGACATCCCGCCGTGGGACGGCGAGCTCGGCGACACGGCCCCCGACCAGGGCCGCCACACCGTCGTCGTCGAGGTCGGCGGCAAACGCCTCGAGGTGAGCCTGCCCGACCGGGTCGCGCAGCCCGTCGGGACGGCCGGCCGGCCCGCGGCTGTGCCGCCGTCACGGCGCAGCCACGCGACGAGCGTCGTGGCCGGGGCATCCGGCGACGCCGTGCGCTCCCCCATGCAGGCGACGATCGTCAAGATCGCCGTCGCGGAGGGTCAGCAGGTCGTCAAGGGCGACCTCGTCGTCGTGCTCGAGGCCATGAAGATGGAGCAGCCGATCCAGGCCCACAAGGACGGCACGATCGGCGCGATCGACGCGAGCCCCGGCACGACCGTGTCGGCCGGCCACCAGCTTCTGACGATCTCCTGA
- a CDS encoding purine-nucleoside phosphorylase, whose product MPEHIINPLDDPTADPFEVAGRAADDIARLTGVEQHDIALTLGSGWGKAAELIGETVAQFPATEVTGFSRPALEGHGGTLRSVVTPRGKRVLVIGARTHYYEGHGVRRVVHSVRAAAATGARTMVLTNGAGGIKGAWKPGQPVLISDHINLTAASPLEGATFIDLTDLYAQRLRDLARTIDPSLDEGVYCQFRGPQYETPAEVRMAKAIGGHIVGMSTALEAIAARQSDMEVLGFSLITNMAAGIQSTPLSHQEVIEAGREAEPVISSLLARVIGAM is encoded by the coding sequence ATGCCAGAGCACATCATCAATCCGCTGGATGACCCGACCGCCGACCCCTTCGAGGTCGCCGGACGCGCGGCGGACGACATCGCGCGCCTGACGGGCGTGGAGCAGCACGACATCGCGCTCACGCTCGGGTCGGGCTGGGGGAAGGCCGCAGAGCTCATCGGCGAGACCGTGGCCCAGTTCCCCGCCACCGAGGTGACCGGCTTCTCGCGCCCCGCGCTGGAGGGGCACGGGGGGACGCTCCGAAGCGTCGTCACCCCGCGCGGCAAGCGCGTGCTCGTGATCGGCGCGCGCACCCACTACTACGAGGGCCACGGCGTGCGTCGCGTCGTGCACAGCGTGCGCGCGGCGGCGGCGACCGGCGCGCGCACCATGGTGCTCACCAACGGCGCCGGAGGCATCAAGGGCGCCTGGAAGCCGGGACAGCCCGTGCTGATCAGCGACCACATCAACCTCACCGCGGCGTCCCCGCTCGAGGGTGCGACGTTCATCGACCTGACCGACCTCTACGCGCAGCGCCTGCGCGACCTGGCGCGCACGATCGACCCCTCCCTCGACGAAGGCGTGTACTGCCAGTTCCGCGGACCCCAGTACGAGACCCCGGCCGAGGTGCGTATGGCGAAGGCGATCGGCGGGCACATCGTGGGGATGTCGACGGCGCTCGAGGCGATCGCGGCACGGCAGTCCGACATGGAGGTGCTGGGCTTCTCGCTGATCACGAACATGGCCGCCGGCATCCAGAGCACGCCCCTGAGCCACCAGGAGGTCATCGAGGCCGGCCGCGAGGCGGAGCCGGTGATCTCGTCCCTCCTGGCCCGTGTGATCGGGGCGATGTGA